A genomic stretch from Microtus pennsylvanicus isolate mMicPen1 chromosome 9, mMicPen1.hap1, whole genome shotgun sequence includes:
- the Spcs3 gene encoding signal peptidase complex subunit 3: protein MNTVLSRANSLFAFSLSVMAALTFGCFITTAFKDRSVPVRLHVSRIMLKNVEDFTGPRERSDLGFITFDITADLENIFDWNVKQLFLYLSAEYSTKNNALNQVVLWDKIVLRGDNPKLLLKDMKTKYFFFDDGNGLKGNRNVTLTLSWNVVPNAGILPLVTGSGHVSVPFPDTYEITKSY, encoded by the exons ATGAACACCGTGCTGTCGCGCGCGAACTCGCTCTTCGCCTTCTCGCTGAGCGTGATGGCGGCGCTCACCTTCGGCTGCTTCATCACCACCGCCTTCAAAGACCGGAGCGTCCCGGTGCGGCTGCACGTCTCGCGGATCATGCT AAAAAATGTAGAAGACTTCACTGGCCCTCGAGAAAGAAGCGACCTGGGATTCATCACGTTTGATATAACTGCTG ATCTAGAGAATATATTTGATTGGAATGTTAAgcagttatttctttatttgtcaGCAGAGTATTCAACAAAAAATAAT GCTCTGAACCAAGTCGTCCTTTGGGACAAGATCGTTTTGAGAGGTGATAATCCGAAGCTGcttttgaaagacatgaagacaaagtattttttctttgatgatggaAACGGCCTCAA GGGCAACAGGAATGTCACCTTGACGCTCTCTTGGAATGTTgtaccaaatgctgggattctaCCTCTCGTGACAGGATCAGGACATGTATCTGTCCCATTTCCAGATACCTATGAAATAACAAAGAGTTACTAA